Proteins encoded in a region of the Pseudomonas sp. GOM7 genome:
- a CDS encoding class II aldolase/adducin family protein, which produces MNAMTDLSKPAHCSDEEWALRVKLAYCYHLVDWFGWTETIFNHISARLPGPAHHYLVNPFGLNYSEVTPGNLLKVDLHGKKLEASPYDGNPAGFALHSAVHGARDDIQCVIHTHTTPISAVVQKKRGFTHDDFYGAQLYGRIGYHRFEGITLFDDEKVRMIESLGDKHVLVLRNHGIAVGESSIEKAFFLLWTVQRAAENQCAAGALGGEDNPLEEGIAARCADLTAMLIRESGFASKFYDAMVRKMRAERAMHW; this is translated from the coding sequence ATGAACGCCATGACCGACCTCAGCAAGCCCGCCCACTGCAGCGACGAAGAGTGGGCCCTGCGCGTCAAGCTCGCCTACTGCTACCACTTAGTGGACTGGTTCGGCTGGACCGAGACCATCTTCAACCACATTTCCGCGCGCCTGCCTGGCCCGGCACACCATTACCTGGTCAACCCCTTCGGCTTGAACTACAGCGAAGTCACCCCGGGCAACCTGCTCAAGGTCGACCTGCATGGCAAGAAACTCGAGGCCTCGCCCTATGACGGCAACCCCGCCGGCTTCGCCCTGCACAGCGCCGTGCATGGCGCACGTGACGACATCCAGTGCGTGATCCACACCCACACCACGCCGATCTCCGCCGTGGTGCAGAAAAAGCGCGGCTTCACCCATGACGACTTCTACGGTGCCCAGCTATACGGCCGTATCGGCTACCACCGCTTCGAGGGCATCACCCTGTTCGATGACGAGAAGGTGCGGATGATCGAGAGCCTTGGCGACAAGCACGTGCTGGTGCTGCGCAACCACGGTATCGCGGTGGGCGAGAGCAGCATCGAGAAGGCCTTCTTCCTGCTCTGGACGGTGCAGCGCGCCGCCGAGAACCAGTGCGCCGCCGGCGCCCTGGGCGGCGAGGACAACCCACTGGAGGAAGGCATCGCCGCCAGGTGCGCCGACCTCACCGCCATGCTGATCCGCGAGAGCGGTTTCGCCAGCAAGTTCTATGACGCCATGGTGCGCAAGATGCGCGCCGAGCGCGCCATGCACTGGTAA